gatgaaaccagtagttcaactccaggctgcagcaaagtcagattgtgcagaggactcatctgtttcctgtggtcttgtcccagtggCTGTCTAGGACacaaggtcttgactgtggatcctaattaatgcagcctaaaaatcctttaacggatttgaatattagaagtgtattagtgtgtagtgtaagccaggttaaaaagctgcctcccgaacaatgttaggtaggttattccagagtttggaatACTAATACTAGCTGGAggttgtttattaagcatgcagaacaaccacccaataaagcattacaataatctaaccttgaggttatgaatatatttattaatgtttgtgcatttgacattgagagcataggtcctaattaagatatatttttgagatggaaaaatgcagttttacaatttctagaaatgtggctttcaaaggCAAGATTGCTTTCAAGttgcacacctaggttcctaactgatgacaaagaattgacagagcacccatcaagtcttagactgtgttctaggttattacatgcataCATCCTATAATTAACACTAGAGATGTTTCGAAACCCCTTTTTCTCTTCCTGATACCGATTACGATACCTGGACTCAGGGTATCAGCCGATACcaagtactgatccgatacctgggtgtgtatctgtacaGCTGTATACACTAATAGAGAGATTCAACCAAGATCAGATGGTtagagcaggtaatttgtaactctaatgagagcagtctcagtactttgATATAGTCTAAATGCTGACTGTAAATCCTCACAGATAGCATTTTTTCTTAACTAGTTCTTTTGGgtctagttgtgtttttttgatgagaggcttaataacagccaatttgaaggttttgggaacatatcctaatgacaatgacaaattaataatagtcaaagaagaggatctatgacttttgGAAGCTTTTATGAGCTTAGATGGATTAGGGTCTATCATACATGttattggtttagatgatttaacaagtttatacaattcttcctgtcctatagtagagaatgagtggaactgttcctcaggggatctatagtgctcTGTCTGATGCATTACTGTAGTTGACGACTGCATTGTTAaagttttatctctaatagtatagattttagaagtaaagtagttcataaagtcattactgctgtgctgttgggaaatgtcaacacctgttgaatgttttatttttaattaatttagccactgcatTGAATAAATTCCTGGGGTTATGTTGTTTTCCTTCTAAAAGAGAAGTAATCAGATcgagcagtttttaatgcttttctgtaggatagtgtactgtcctgccaagcaatacgaaatacctctagttttatTTTCTTCCAGCTGTGTTCCATTTTCCGggctttagggtgcgagtatgctcattataccatggtgtcagacgaTTTTCCTTAATCTTGATTAAGCGTAAAGGAACAACCATATCTAAAATGTCCATAGTTTGTGTTACATCAAGTTTTTCTGAACTATTGGATATGCTAAGGACATttagataaatcaggaagattagttacaaagcagtcttttgtggtagaagtgatggttctaccatacttgtaacaagaagacaaatttacagttttagctatatgaagtttacacaagactagataatgatctgtgatattatcacttggctgcataatttcaacaccaccaacatcaattccatgtgacagtgtTAAATCTAAAGTATAATTTCGACAATGTGTAGGACCTCacacgtgttgtctaaccccaatagttcaaaatgtctatgaatttaaaagccctttcacaccaaaactgAAATGAACAAGCCTCTGGCTGAAGGATTCCATTCTTGACAgttgaaaatatacattttggaaAATTATGAACCTGTTCTATGTCATTTATTCAGAATGGATATGCCCCGATTGAGTTCTTCTTAGAAGGAACTAGAAGCAGGACATGCAAATCTCTCACACcaaagacgggtaagtgttctaAATTATTACTAAATCGACTAAatgtttgcaatatttttttttatacaatttcaaAAACAGACTGTTTGACTTTTCTATGTTTCATTTTGATAAAAGCTCTTTCCTTTTCTTCTGCATGTATTCTGGAGCGTCAAAGCTTTCCCCCACTTTTCAGCCTTTTTATTGCTTCACAAATAAATTCAAGGTGGCAGGAAACATTTTTTTGGTCCGCATGGCTTGCACACAGGAAGTAAGATGCCAGCTAAATGAAATTACACAGGATTTTCACTGAATCTTAGTCATAGAATGATATAGAGCCCTCAAATCGACTACCTTAAACCTGGAAAGCCCAATGGTGGCAGCTCATCAATCAAACCCAACAAAAGCAAATTTAGATGAATGAGACAAAAAACACAGTCCACCTCTTTGAACACTGTTCATTTTGTGTCAGCTTCATCTCCCGCTCTCTTTATCTTCTCCCTCAGGGTTGTTGAATATTGTGATGGAGCCTTTTTTTAAAGGAGAGCTGTTTGATGTGAACCTGGTTCCTGTCAGCATCAGCTATGAGAGAATTCTGGAAGAATCTCTGTACGCCCGTGAGCTGCTCGGCATCCCGAAGCCCAAAGAATCAACCTCAGTACGCATGGCCTTCTAATATGCATTACATCACTGTTTTTAGCAGACATATAACAACAAAATATGTGCCGCAAGATATATTGTCTTAATCTGTTCAcatttcctgtaaaaaaacaacaacataaaaaacaagAACAGTCATATGCTCACAAGGCtacatatatttgattaaaatacagtaaaaaacactaatattgtgaaataatattatttaagtttaaaatagttttctatttgaatatattttaaaatgtaatttattcctatgatgcaaaacagcatcattacttcactcttcactgtcacatgatccttctgaaatcagtAATTTCTAATGTTCTGAACATtttcttattatcagttttgaaaaccgttgtgctgcttcatatttttgtgaaaaaacaTGTTTCCTTTTTAAGGATTTTTCAATGAAGATAAATGTTTTTTCCCAATttttcccacatagtgacatagagatgAGGGGGCGTGTTAGGGTGAGTGGTTTTAGTGGGGTGTGGACGAGACTTAAATTagataaataatatctctttggatttcacactttagtctttgcaactttatagatcttctttatgcaccaagagcttgtaacactccaaagagaaagaaaacattaaatcacATTGACCAGATGtgatgttttgtaatgatttaacAGAGGCagacataaattaaaatacacGATACACATTcgtaacatttataaaaaaaaatatgaaagactTGCAAACATTGAATCAATATAAACTATTGTGAGGATTCTGTCATTTCTGTCATTAATCGAGTGCACACATTTAACTGAAAATAGTAATCGATCAAATTCAAATAAGCAATAGAGATCAAAACCATTGGCAGCAATTGTGTTAGAGAAGAAAATATTGATAATTGCTGCAGTTTATTGCAGCACACTGCTTGTGTTTCGCCCACTTGCTCTCTCGCATGTTGTAGTAACTTTCAGCAGTTTTCAGTCCAAAATGGCGGCAGTGCCATCTTTAGACTGTCGCCCTTATCACTACAGGGTTTCGCCTCTTGGGCTTCTATAATCTTTGGTGTAACATTCCACAACCTTTTGTGTCTTTTTGGCAGAATGTTTAACGAGAAAGTTTTGAGTTTGAAACTTACAGGGCTGTTTTTATCATACAATGACTTCTCATATGTCAGAAGGGAATTTTGATTTCAAGTTTATGCTTTCTTTCCTCCTCTCAGGGTCTGTTGAAGGCCCGGCGGGTCTTGAGTGAGGACTATGgcagtatgtatgtgtattttggtCATCCTGTATCTGTACGCAGTCTGGCAGAGGGGAAAATTAACCGCTCTCAGTACAACCTGCTGCCCAGGTATGACACCTGCAATCAGCCACGCTCAGAATGTTTTGCTTTAAAGGCCTACATTAGTCACACAAAGCATGGATTTTTGTCACAGCAAACTTTTAAAATCTAAACAATGCTTTCCTATGGATTCCCTCACCTAGCATGCACAATTTTCTTATCCTTGTTTAATAATGTCACAGTAAACTATGCACATTAAATCTGTTTTAAGAAACAGTTGTATTATGTGTCTTTGGTGTAGGACTATCAGAAAGATGATGCCATCAAAGCTCAAGAGGTTCTCTTGTGAATTTTACTGGAAAATCAATTATCAACGCTttacattgtattattttttaatagtgtGTTTATCATTTTCTTTGCTTACTTTTATTCAAAAGTGTTTTGActgtaaagacattcataatgtgacaaaagtaaattaatatttttatatattaaataaatgctttttaaataaatgcttttcatcaaataatccttaaaACAACATCATGGTTTCCATAATATTAAGCGGCaactggtttatttatttatttattattattattattattattattattttacattgatatttgtaggaaatgtttcttgagtagcaaatcagcatattacaatgatttctgaaagatcatgtgagtttaaatttaaaatgttgctttttaCTAGAACTTTCATCaattaaatgcagtcttggtgagcatacttctttcaaaaatatgtaaaatctttttaattgtacaatatgtttatatatatatacatgcaataTTGATGCTTTATAGTagattaaaatatatcaaatgcattgctgattttacttttttttctatagTCAGTGTTCAGATATAATCCATATTTAGGTGAAGCAGATTGCACTCTGTACTAAGAGAAATGActagtgttgtttttatcagGTATATTCCTCAGAAACCCAGTGCAGACACTCATGAGTTTCTGAACGACGCTGCGTTCCGACTGGTGCGCATCCAGGAGGAAAACATGGTTCTGAAGCCCTGGGTTCTCATCGCCACACTACTGCTACAGAACCCTGATGGCCTGGACCTCTCCTCTCTCGCAGAACAGACAGACTGGCTCAGACACCTGGCACTGGCATTTGGAGCATTCTTGGACTGGCCTGGTAAGGGATCACAGTCTAAACCTCAGACTGACCACTCTGTCAGAATGTCAGGATGCACAGGTTTAAATCAGTCTACCAGGACACAAAGCCTGGTTTGTGAGGAACAAGATGCTGCAACAAGTGTTTGTACAGGTGAGCTGAAAAACACAAGACTTTGCAAGTTTGAAAGATTCATGGCATGTTTGAAATAGATTCAGAATTCTGTctgaaacacatgcacacaactGATTAACTTTGGAAATTTGGTCTTTTCTTATGTTTGTCATGATGTCTTGCTGTAGTACTAACCGCACAATGCCCATGGGAGATGGTCGGGCttgtctgagtatttcaaaaacgtctctggttacttatgtaaccatggttccctaagtagggaatgagacactgtgtcctctataAGGGAATGCCTAattgtgacccatgtctgaagcatacattgaataACAGCAACAACACATGCCAGCGACAGTCCATGACATCTCTACCGGTGCAACTACAGTATAAATATGTGCCGTGAGAACATGCCATCCACTTCTTCTTCTGAAGCTAGAGTCTATAGCATGGCGGGAAGCTAGAGAATGCAGTGTCTTGCttgtggggcagctgtggcctaatggttggaCTTGTAACTGTGAAGGTCACAGTTTcgagtctctgtgctggcaggagttgtaggtggggtgggggggggatgAGCGGCGCTCTCTTCCACcatcaatacccatggctgaagtgcccttgagcgaggcattgaacccccaattgctccctgggcactggatatagctgcccactgctccgggggtgtgttcacttctcactgctgtgtgtgtgcacttggatgggttaaatgcagagcaccagttcCGAGCATGGGTTactatacttggcaaatgtcacgacttacactttatttctttttcattccCTACTacggggaaccatggttacataagtaacctgagatgttccctttttAAGGGACTGGTATACTCACGCCACCATGGAGAGGGGAGTCCAGACCAGAACCATGGTGAGCattaagtaccaactctaccgtttccatgggagttgcctcTGGGACGTTAACTTTCCTTGACATTATCctttacggccaaaggcctaggctacatacccaaACTTACCTGTTAGGGCCAGACTCCTGTGCTCGGGGTAGAGCTCAAGGCTTAGAATCAAGAAAAGattatttttaaagggatacGACCAAGAGCCTAGCATCATACTAAATCttggcctgtcacacaggggctaccactTGCTCTGGCATAAGCTCACTGAACTGTCTGGATTTTAGGAGACTGTTCTAAGGGGCTCTTGCAGCACTCTGAAAAAGCAGCACATGGGTGGAATGGTGCATCCCAAAACCAATATGTTCGAGAGTCACCAACTTGATCTAAGGTATAAATGCTGGAGTTGCTAGCAGTAAATATCTAGCTGAGGGGTCAAACACACAGCTCTCTACTGCTGCTCTGTGAAAATGTAGAATTCAACCCCTCACGTGAGAGGAGAAGTCCAAATTCAACAAGGGAGTAGTGTGCTCTCAAGCACTGCTAATACTACCACGTGAACAGCCCACGGAGCAAGGAATACAACTCCTTAGAAGGCGAGAGAACTCGAGCGCTTGACAGGAAGCACCATGCTCACAATAACCCTCAATGCTCAGGGTAGGGATGCTTCAAAATGTGTTAATAGACACACTGGTTGAGTGGAGCCCCAGGGACCGGGGTCTGACCAACTCAGAGAAAGCAAACGAAGCTAATCAAGTAACCCTTAACATACAGGATTTCATAAAGTGTGCAGTcttgcatgcacacttaccacttatgtggattttagaaaatGTGCAAAAGAAAGTTCACAGAGCTTAGTGTACATACTTAAAGCTTTACAAGCATTTATTCACAGATACCCAGAGGTACTGAACCGAACAGGAGAGACAATCTCAAATACAACCCTCTAAGGCAAGGGGAGCACTGCCTGAGACAGCATTGCACAAGAAGGTTTTTGCAAATCCCACCTATACTTTCAGCTTGATGCTTCAGCAAGAGGAGATATCCTGGTGACCAGaaagcccctcagggtgacctagCCGGAGATCCAGGAAATTTTGCAGTGCTGCGCTGggggcctgatgatcaagaaggATCCCGTAGAAGCCTATGAAGACAGAGAAGAGGATATTTATACTATAGTCGCACCGGTAGTGACATTTCGCCCGGCCAAtgtgttgtttgtgtttttcaaTATAATGCTCCAGGTTACGATGAGGCATTCCCCAATAGCAAACCCTAGAGGAtacagtttgaagttcccttgaaagggaactgctgatctactgggattttcatgcacaaccatctctaggttttacagagaatggtccaaagaagagaaaatatccagtgaacggctgttgtgtggacgaaaatgtcTTGTTGATGTCAAAAGTTAGAGGAGAATGGGCAAGATGGTTAGAAATGGTTaaagatgatagaaaggcaacagtaataaaaataaccactcattacaaccaaggtatgctgaataccatctctgaacgcataacatgtcgaaccctgaagcagaagACCACACTACTGTAGGTGGCACTTCTGTCAATTTAAGTCTGCGTTCACTTCCGTTCCCGCAGTCGAGAGCACCAAAAATCACTCTGACTGCACTGCCAACAACGCTGTAGAAAGATTTGTGGACAATCTGatgctctgacgtagatcgaatgcgaatcttttatttaaaaaggctgctaagcaaacaagcttgttgatcttgtACAGACTGACTACAATGAGGGTAATGTTATaaattaacctcattaaatatttttgcggacaaagtattaagatcctttacctaGTAATGTATAAAGCACTAATAACAGACTGTAAAAAATACTCTACAAGTTATCAGAACAAGTTGGGGAAGTCGTgggctaatggttagagattAAGACTTGTAATCCAAAGATTGTGAGTTCAAATCTCGGGCAGGCAGGAATTGTAAGTGGGGAGAGTGAATGTACACCgatctctccaccctcaataccacgactgaggtgcccttgagcaaggctccccgggcaccgcagcataaatggctgcccactgctctgggtgtgtgagtgagtgagtgagtgtgtgtgtgtgtgtgtgtgtgtgtgtgtgtttgtatgatgacatgggtatgacacaggtattacaaggagagggtgacttatgaggacataacccatgtccctgttattcaaaacacttataaaccatacagaatgagttattttgagaaagtaaaaatgcacaaagtttcctgtgagggttagggttagttgtagggttggtgtagagcCATAGAATatgcagtttgtacagtataaaaaccattacacctatgggatgaccCCACTTTTCACtaaaaaagatgtgtgtgtgtttatgccacTGCTAtgtatgtgcactttggatgggttaaatgcagagcacggattccgagtatgggttaccatacttggatGGATATTATGTCACTTTAAAAAGTCCTGCATTGAAAAGTATAATCAggtataaacattacttaaaggtgcaataggagatcttggaaaatgctaacattagcctgaaaGTGAATGTCCCACCATCCCTGCATTCACCTTCCAAAACCACGTCTCCTGAACACATTTATGCTCACAGACTAGTGGTTGGTTCCCAATTCCAAtccatgttccgaagtgaagtaaacccctgctcagggagtagggagcaatgaacatggTGTAGGGATCATATCGATTGGAACACAGTTAATTTACGTAGCTCGAGTTGGTCATCTGAATCGGGTATGTTAACTAATCAAGAAatgcaaaattgtgaaaataattttGAACCATTGGGCTACATCATGTCATTAACCAgcaaaaaaactttaaatgtaatacaataccaggaaggaagacCGGGCAGGTAGGTAGGAAacgttgacaggcaggtaggaaagcTATTTAAAACACTCTGACCgatgtttacctatacataaacaaacaaaccaaacaaatgCTACATATAAACACTgtacctatacacaactaacctactgacagattttgaatatgaatatactatatataaatgtttacctatactTAGACAGcacaagaaaaatatatagatCAGACGAATGCATCAAATAGTACTGTGCATGTGCAAAGAGAAACGTCGTAAGTCAAGCAGCTGGTTGGGGAACAGTGCCagatgatttgtagtgcatgagCATTTAAACACGTATTACAGAGTATTTTGTGGGATCATGTACTTACAGCAGTATATGTTAAAAGTGTCTAGGGCGCATATAGGAGAATTGCACAAAAATGATTTGAGGGGGTTTGTGTGGGGTTTCAGAGGAGCGTGGGGTGCTTTGAGTTCAGGGATCTCATAGCCTGGGGAAAGAGCTGTTGAGCAGTCTGGCGGAGAGGGCTCTGATGCAGTCGGCGGAGAAAGTGTAGGCGCTGTTGTGCCTTCTTGTAGGGTGACTTGgtgttggtggtccaggtgagATCCTCTGTGACGTGAACCCCCAACAATTTAGTGCCGCTCTCTCCACAGTCGAGCTGTTGATGGTCAATGGGGGGTGGTTAACAAAGTTCCTCCTGAAGTCCATCACAACCTTCTTAGTCAGCTTAGTCAGTTCTTAGTCAGCCAGCTTTGCCACTTCCTCTCTGTAGTGCATTTCATAATTGTTGCTGATTTGACCTACCACACTCGTGTCATCTGAAAACTTAATGATGTGGTTGCAGCTGAACTTGGCAGTGCAGTCATGAGTCAGCAGCGTGAAGAGCAGTGGGCTGAGCGCACAGCCTTGTGGGGCACCTGTGTTCAGTGTGTTAGTGCTTGAGGTGTTGTGGTCTACACGGACTGACTGAGGTTTTCCAGTTAGAAAGTCCAGGATCCAATTACAGAGGGAACTGTTAAGGTCCAGCAGGTTTAGTTTGATGATGAGCTGTTGTGGtattattgtgttgaatgctgagctgGAGTCGATGAACAGCTTTCTAACATAGGAGTCTTCATTTTCTAGGTGGGTAAGAGCCAGGTGGAGTAAATTGCATCGTCTGTAGATGTTGGTGTTCCTCACCAGAAACACCAACAATCTcaagacaccttggtccacgcatcatttttaaaatgtacgtccctgtacgcaaacagggacacatcgtACAGTATTGGGAAACCCGccacagcaataatcaacctctcctccattttgcttgggaactaatgtggtcaGTACAAAAGTTTAcagggctgcgttctctggaatcctctcaagctttgtacttctacgttccgatttaTTGCTGCCAAACCgtgtcatagctcattaccataaagttaaCCTAACAACACGCCACTGCTCACCACTGCTTGAAGCTGGCTCACGTTGAAAATGGATGACTTCCGGCTACTTTGACGCTCTTGACGGCAGCAGTGTGAACGACACGCACagtaagaacaggaaacagaggctacaaatTTCACAGGCTGACCAAACTCTGACAATAAAAGATTGGAAAAAACGTTCCCTGTTCTGATGAGAATTTATGCAGAAACATTCatatggtagggtcagaattcgTTGTAAAGAACATCCTGCCTTGTCTCGACGTTTCaggatggtggtggtggtggtttaatggtgtgtgtgtgggatattttcttggcacactttgggccccttagtaccaattgagcatcgtttaaatgccacggcctacctgagcattctttctgaccatgtccatcctttTATGACTACATGATCTTTCCTTTAtgatcttctgatggctacttccagcaggataatgcaccttATCACAAAGCTCATATCATCTCAGACTGTTTTCTTGAACATGAGCGTTCACTTTACTCAATGGCCTatacagtcaccagatctcaatccaatagagcatctttgggatgtggtggaatgggagattcgcatcatggatgagcagcgacaaatctgcagcaaccttgttgtgttcctgtagctcaactggtagagcactgcgctagcaaacaagcaagcgcaaggttgggggttcaattccccgggaacacatgatatgtaaaaattgatagcctgaatgcactgtaagtcgctttggataaaagcgtctgctaaatgcataaatttaatttaaatgtaatttatttgttgaattttcagtatcattattcCAGTGTcacacttcagtgtcacatgatccttcagaaatgttgatttgatgcttaaacttttttttttcttaataccaatgttgtaaacagttgtgctgcttaatattttgagaatcgtgatactttttttttcaggaatcgctgaagattaaagtaaaaaataaaatatacaacagcatttattgaactataaatgttttgtatgctgttattcctttctgaataaaggtcatttctaaaaataaaataaaaatacttactgaccccaaacttttaaatgttagtgTACATTTATACCATTTATCAGTCTAGATTCATGCTAATTTCTCcatacacaaatacatttttttttacattagttgTTCTATAAATGAACAGTTATTGTttcataaataaacatgaattaacatctGACAACAGTATAAAGTCAAAAGTGCCAATCTAAATTCCTACATAAAAATCATATCAAAAATCATATAACATACAGCTAAGTATTTGTATCCGTGAGTGAAGATCTTTAAATTTGACAGCGACTTGAGAAATTATATCCTATTATCATATATCGTGTTCTTCAAATGTTTTCATTAAGTCAAAAAATGATCATGCATGTCTTCAGGATATGCAGAATCTGCTTCGGTAAAGGAAAGACGCTCAATGAATAACTCATTGCAGAGAAATCCAACAGCCTGATCTAAGCTTACTTGTCCTTAATGAACAGTCCCAAATAAtttgatctttctctctctctctctagatgaTGAGGCCTGCAGTGAAGTCATCAGCTGTAGTTTAGCTCTGCACAGACACCTGTTGAGTGTGTCTGCAGGCCACGTTCAGCTGAGCGTCACGGATGCGCCCCAGGTCGAGACCACACCAGAGGAAGACGTGTTTCACCGAGCGGTAGTTGTGCTTTCCTGCGCCTCCTACAGGAACCAGATCCTACACGTGTTTCTGAGACCTGCTCTGTTAGCAGTGGCCATGCAAAGTGCCAACTCCAACAGAAAAGGTGTGAGAGAATTAGGTTTTATAGATGTTACTCTGGATTAGTAGATTTTACCAATCACAAAGTCGTTTGTGTTCTAGATGACGTATACAACAGTTTCAACTTTCTGAGAAACATGTTCTCCAATGAATTTATTCTTTGCCCTGGGGACTCAGTTCAGGTTAGACCTTATTCACAAACACATTCCCCAAAATCTTGTCAAATGTCTTTTCTTGACATGTTATTGTGTGCGTTTTTGTAGGACTTTGAAGAAGCGTGTTATTTGCTCATGAAGCGTGGAGTGTTGCAGGTATTGGAGCATGAGATTGTGATGTCAGCGAGCGGTCACAGCACCCTCGCTTTCCTGTCTTCGGTTCTGGACCCATTCCTGCAGGGATACCAGGTGACATCtcatacaaaatgtgcaaatgTATACTACagctcaaaagtttggagtcggtatgattttttttcttcttcagttgttttcaacattgataataatgcgatgaaatgcttcttgagcaaatcagcatatcagaatgatttctgaaggatcatgtcacagtgaagaatggagtaatgatgatgaaatttAGCTTTGAATATTTCAcgatatgaaatatattaaaagtaaaatatatataaaaaaatatatattgtaaaaat
The sequence above is a segment of the Carassius gibelio isolate Cgi1373 ecotype wild population from Czech Republic chromosome A20, carGib1.2-hapl.c, whole genome shotgun sequence genome. Coding sequences within it:
- the gnpat gene encoding dihydroxyacetone phosphate acyltransferase; translated protein: MEMESRALYSPRHPMLKKQDDFEDILEERRRSSDLRYALRCYTPTLYRGLVPCKASMLKSIVLQSDHLQYVIKQVSSESGDSSECVAEEASLILDEMAHRLQLSTIRFFAFTLSKAFKRLFRSVCVNEEGIQRLQQAVQEHPVVLLPSHRSYMDFLMMSYLLYTYDLPLPVIAAGMDFMSMKFVGEMLRMSGAFFIRRSFGGDKLYWAVFSEYVKTMLRNGYAPIEFFLEGTRSRTCKSLTPKTGLLNIVMEPFFKGELFDVNLVPVSISYERILEESLYARELLGIPKPKESTSGLLKARRVLSEDYGSMYVYFGHPVSVRSLAEGKINRSQYNLLPRYIPQKPSADTHEFLNDAAFRLVRIQEENMVLKPWVLIATLLLQNPDGLDLSSLAEQTDWLRHLALAFGAFLDWPDDEACSEVISCSLALHRHLLSVSAGHVQLSVTDAPQVETTPEEDVFHRAVVVLSCASYRNQILHVFLRPALLAVAMQSANSNRKDDVYNSFNFLRNMFSNEFILCPGDSVQDFEEACYLLMKRGVLQVLEHEIVMSASGHSTLAFLSSVLDPFLQGYQVVCRYLCEETNENLMEKEFIPAVRSFALKLILAGRLKCYEALSSDLQKNALAAFLRLKAVRKVKVGEQETLKVNKIAVNSLEDTLGGKIPTQKPILARL